The genomic interval ACTATACTTCTTGTCTTATTCATCGTACATCACGTTAAGGTTAAATTCATGAACACATAACTATATTTAAAGCTATGTTCAAGGTCCAAGATTGTCTGTATTATCCCCAAATGGAGGATCATTTGTTCTGTAGtctgcattaaaacacacatacaacagaTTTGATTTTTCCCGATATCTCAAAACTTATTTTAGTCGatattgacctttttttttaaatgtataagtCTCTCCTGTATTAGAATCAACTTGACTCTTGTTGTGaaagtctgtattttaaaaacagactgaaacaagAGAAGCAGagatttattctttttaattatCGACAGTCAGTAATAAAACTGAGagtcattacatttacattgtttttttaaagtagtcACTGTAACATCCTGCGGACAGACAGTGAGCTCTGTAGGAAATAGAATAAAACTGTGCCCGTTTTTTATGGAGCTCATACAGtacaacacattttaactaGCTGTAGATCAGACCTAAAActtctcaatcaatcaatccatttgtatttgtataatatcaactcataacaagtgttatctcgagacactttacaaaaagcaggtaaaaagaccttactcattgttatgttacaaagaatGAATAAGGAATGAGACAGTTGAGCTGAGGTGGGTCCACAAACTTAAAATACATCCCATGATAAGGTGAAGCATTATGGTACATTCCTACATTCTCCTGAATGTGTTGATATCTACGACCGATATGTTGGTCATACGTAGGAGAAGTGTTCATATCTGCCTATACTGATATTATGCAGATAACATTGTGCATCcctaaaaaatacattaagaaacaaaacaggttaaaatgtaaacacgattaatgatttaaaaaggtAAATGCAGCAGAGACATTTGAGTGTTTCAGTCTCTTTGTCCTGCGAGATGGCCGGATGAATCTGTAGACGGGCAGAAGCAACTTAAACTCTTTGAATAAATGATGATCAGCCAGGATTGACTGAAGTCTTTACTATGTACAGCTGTGTCAGGTCACCGAGGGTCAAACCTGCAGTCTTTCACATAGCCTGGTAATTCTCTTGATAATGCTGAGTGACCAAGTATAACCCGTTAAAGCTCGTCCAGCTGTACAGAACTGTAACTCTGCTTTGAGACATCTGGAGCCCTGTTCTCCTGAGCGCAGTGTTCAGCTGTGGGTTTCTTCTTTCTTACAGTCAGGAAGTGACTCCTCAGCTCCATGTCTGCTGAGGCTTCAGTTGGCAGTCATGCTGCTGACTCTGCCCAGCCTGATGTCTCCCAGCCTGCCTTCCACGACTCGGACCCGCTCAGGAATCGAGGTCTGCTGGGGAGCAAGTACGTCAAATTAAACGTGGGCGGCTCGCTGCATTACACAACCGTCCAGACTTTAAGCAAGGAGGACAGTCTGCTGCAGAGCATATGTAATGGAAGTACTGAGGTCACCATAGACTCAGAAGGTGAGTGTCTCAATCTGTttcttgttattgttatttttagtactaattcttgtgttttctaatgtgtgtatgtgaaaggtGTGTCCACACTTGTTCTTAATATTTGGTGATGTTTCCCaaacaggaggaggtgaagatGAAACTGTGTCTGTTGATCCACTCTAAAGTGTTCATAAATGACCATACTGACTTATCAAACATCTGGAAATTATTATTTATGATGTGTTTGTACTGTTCAGCTAGGACCTCATTCGTCGTTCACACTGTGGgtctacttttttaaaggtttcaaaataaatacattcttcTGCTCTCCCAGGTTGGGTTGTTCTGGATCGGTCTGGCCGACATTTTGGACTGGTTTTGAACTTCCTGCGAGATGGCTCAGTGCCACTTCCAGAGGATCACAGAGAACTGGATGAGGTTCTCAAGGAGGCCCAGTACTATCGGGTCCAGGGACTCGTCCAGCACTGCCTCAGTGCCATGCAGGTAAACTGAAGACACAGATGAACTAGAAAGTGCTTCGAGTCCCAGTtggacaggagtctctctgtgtggagtttgcatgttctccttgtgcatgtgtgggttctctcctggtactccggcgtcctcccacagtccaaagacatgctcattagcttaactggtgactctaaatttgactgtgagtgtggctggttgtcggtctctatatgtcagcgctgtgattgaccggtgaacagtccaggatgTAGTCTGGAAAAGTGGAATAGATAATGGATGGGTGGATCGAAACCCAGCTGAGCTCATCTGCTCTCAGTTTGATCCTGAGAGGAATACGTGCCCTTAATCTGAAAGCCTTATTGGTCATACTAAACATAAGAAGTTGCAGATTAATTTCAATAACTGAACTTTCTCTCCCTTCAGAAACAGAAGGACGTCTTTGAGAGTGTCTGTCGTATCCCCATGATCACCTCGGccaaagaagaacagaagatgATCGCCACTTGTAGAAAggtaaaataatattaattataatacattttatttatatcacACTTTACGTTTGAAGCACATCTCAAAGTGCTAAAAATTCTGAATAAGTAGTAGTAGAGTAGAGTAGAGGGCTCtgtgcccccccacccccctttagAGCAGAGCTTAGTCCTGGGGGGTCTGAGGCAGTTTGGTGTCTGAGGTGTCTTGTGGGAGTTTGTGGGGTGAGCAGTTCTCTGAGGTCTGGAGGGGCATTGATGGACGAGTAATGAGATCTGATATTGATCCTGAGTGAGACAGGAAGCCGGTGTAGAGAGTGCAGTATGGGTCTGGTGTGCTCGTGTTTCCACACTCTCTTCAGGATCCTGCTGAATACATTAGCTCTCAGTCAGGAGCGCCGATGACGACGATCTTTGAAGCTAAGAGATCCTAACTCTGCAATGTACTCCTTTGTACCAGGTGTCATAGTTTCTCTGTACAGATGGTAGGTAGATGATTTAGTTTAGATCAGCAGTCAGTTAGAAAAGTCTGCGgggtctctttgtgtttctagaAAGTGTTTCACAGTAACTGAAGATGTAAACTATGTCAgaaatggttttattttcat from Labrus mixtus chromosome 20, fLabMix1.1, whole genome shotgun sequence carries:
- the kctd13 gene encoding BTB/POZ domain-containing adapter for CUL3-mediated RhoA degradation protein 1 isoform X1; amino-acid sequence: MSAEASVGSHAADSAQPDVSQPAFHDSDPLRNRGLLGSKYVKLNVGGSLHYTTVQTLSKEDSLLQSICNGSTEVTIDSEGWVVLDRSGRHFGLVLNFLRDGSVPLPEDHRELDEVLKEAQYYRVQGLVQHCLSAMQKQKDVFESVCRIPMITSAKEEQKMIATCRKPVVKLQNNRGNNKYSYTSNSDDNLLKNIELFDKLVLRFNGRVLFVKDVLGDEICCWSFYGEGRKIAEVCCTSIVYATEKKQTKVEFPEARIFEETLNILIYENNRGSGPGGLHLLDSRGPGSSLGAGQSEEEGAVGGDRRVRRIHVRRHIMHDERGPGQQTVYKD